A single region of the Metarhizium brunneum chromosome 6, complete sequence genome encodes:
- the SHR3 gene encoding Secretory component protein SHR3, which yields MGSYIDWSKTTKSSSYRGSGSFSTFMIIGPTCFFLGILFASFPYDFPLLWSKEPVPASYYDQIETHLKFIHQSPPLIGRMLNIIVSVGFLGLFIKLFRPSEANFLFDGASLILYTIGVAVYITNIVKGLRTMSSGYFDSDDFKNAKSRFDGEVILGREDSLRVLSASNTILALVLIGVLVLQAGQWYAEKRDSEDEAALAAKKDTPASKAATKKKQ from the exons ATGGGCTCCTATATCGATTGGTCCAAGACGACCAAGTCATCCAGTTATCGCGGGTCTGGATCCTTCTCGACGTTTATGATTATCGGAC CAACCTGCTTTTTCCTCGGAATCCTCTTCGCGTCGTTTCCCTACGACTTCCCACTGCTCTGGAGCAAGGAGCCCGTTCCGGCCAGCTACTATGATCAGATCGAGACACACTTGAAGTTCATTCACCAGTCGCCACCTCTCATCGGACGAATGCTCAACATCATTGTAAGCGTTGGGTTCCTGGGGCTGTTCATCAAGCTGTTCAGACCTAGCGAGGCCAACTTTTTGTTTGATGGCGCGTCCTTGATCCTCTACACGATTGGCGTTGCCGTGTACATTACCAACATTGTCAAGGGCCTGCGTACCATGAGCTCGGGCTACTTTGACAGCGATGATTTCAAGAATGCCAAGTCTAGGTTCGATGGCGAGGTGATTCTGGGACGCGAGGACAGCTTGAGGGTGCTCTCTGCCAGCAATACCATCTTGGCACTTGTATTGATTGGCGTTCTAGTTCTGCAGGCCGGCCAGTGGTATGCGGAGAAGAGAGATTCAGAAGACGAGGCTGCTTTGGCGGCGAAGAAGGATACTCCTGCTAGCAAGGCGgccaccaagaagaagcagtaA
- the bphD gene encoding 2-hydroxy-6-oxo-6-phenylhexa-2,4-dienoate hydrolase, with the protein MKLSLLSGLATVGLFTGLATAQANGTIDNGPFPDELNGSNFTYPWPVKVFKFTSQQQDLQMAFMDVKPACRPNGKTAVLFHGKNFCGPTWQDTIRVLAARGYRVIAPDQIGFCKSSKPDAYQFSLNQFAWNTRGLLNAAGVGNVTVIGHSMGGMMTARFGLQYPETIEKMVMVDPVGLEDYVQKGVPYISIDQSIVSEAASTYQSIKGYEQEVYYVGQWKPAYDTWVNMLVNIYNGPKRKAYVKNQAQIVDMVLTSPIAHYFGDIKPRTLLIVGNKDKTAIGAQWSPPAVAAKLGRFDILGPEVAKHLQNGELYQFPNLGHAPQLSDPRNFHKVLLAFLKK; encoded by the coding sequence ATGAAACTTTCGCTTCTGTCAGGACTAGCTACAGTCGGGCTCTTCACTGGCTTGGCAACTGCTCAGGCTAATGGTACAATTGACAATGGTCCATTCCCTGACGAGCTCAATGGCTCCAACTTTACCTACCCGTGGCCGGTCAAGGTGTTCAAGTTCACCAGTCAGCAGCAGGACCTCCAGATGGCCTTTATGGACGTCAAGCCAGCCTGTAGGCCCAATGGCAAGACTGCTGTTCTCTTCCATGGCAAAAACTTCTGCGGCCCGACGTGGCAAGATACCATCCGCGTTCTAGCCGCCAGAGGCTACCGTGTTATTGCTCCAGATCAAATTGGTTTCTGCAAAAGCTCCAAGCCGGATGCGTACCAATTCAGTCTGAATCAATTTGCCTGGAACACACGCGGTCTTCTCAATGCAGCTGGCGTTGGCAATGTCACCGTCATTGGTCACTCCATGGGTGGTATGATGACTGCCCGTTTTGGGCTCCAGTACCCCGAAACCATTGAAAAGATGGTCATGGTTGATCCTGTCGGTCTGGAGGATTACGTTCAAAAGGGTGTTCCCTACATCAGCATCGACCAGTCTATTGTCAGTGAGGCCGCATCCACCTACCAGTCAATCAAGGGCTACGAGCAGGAGGTGTACTACGTCGGACAGTGGAAGCCTGCTTATGATACCTGGGTCAACATGCTTGTCAACATCTACAACGGCCCTAAGCGCAAGGCCTATGTCAAAAACCAGGCTCAAATTGTCGACATGGTTCTCACCTCGCCCATTGCTCACTACTTTGGGGACATTAAGCCACGTACGCTTCTCATTGTTGGAAATAAGGATAAGACTGCGATTGGGGCTCAGTGGTCTCCCCCagctgttgccgccaagctgGGCCGTTTCGACATTCTCGGTCCCGAGGTTGCCAAACACCTGCAAAACGGAGAATTGTACCAGTTCCCCAACCTGGGCCATGCGCCCCAGCTTTCCGATCCCAGAAACTTCCACAAGGTCTTGTTGGCGTTCTTGAAGAAATAA
- the MFS2_3 gene encoding MFS siderochrome iron transporter 1 yields the protein MGIFSRFAACPENTAGTKQDMAVLRSEIPMDSSEKDEERPASDKGKQDGVKKVEAAAAVWTKWHLVAAFANIWLIYFILSIMEVVFRTLDPFVTSTFQKHSLTAAMGIISSIVGGLSKLAIAKILDTVGRPQGMALALTFWVMGMVMMAACKNVETYAAAQVFAQTGSQGVSYCLTIFIADTTSLLNRPLMLAFATSPYIVTTWIGGPMATSVIKGPGWEWGFGMWAIITPVVVLPLVLVFAWNQNKAEKKGLAPKNSIRDISLGAVKRFAIDVDLIGLLLLAAGMALFLLPFALYQYQDDGWRSALVISMIVVGGLLIGVFVLWEKFGAPVTFIPLRLLADRTVFFAGLMFLFVFANSLIWGSFFTSMLLVVWNTGVTKATYISNIYRVGSCFSGLVIGYLIHLTGRFKWVGTMFALPLMLLGVGLMIYFRRASQSLGFVIMTQIFVAFAGGPLVIAGEMAMMAPSDHQHVAVIIAILDLFSGVGNAIGRAISSAIWAGTFKDALRKRLPADAPIDSIYGSLPIQMSYEPGSEERIAISEAYSESQRYMLITSTCFVVVAWACTWVWRDIKLKDKKQTRGYVV from the exons ATGGGCATCTTTTCTCGATTTGCTGCCTGTCCGGAGAATACAGCAGGGACAAAGCAGGATATGGCTGTGCTCCGCTCTGAGATACCGATGGACTCGTCGGAAAAGGACGAGGAAAGGCCAGCATCTGATAAAGGGAAGCAAGATGGCGTCAAGAAGGTTGAAGCTGCGGCAGCCGTTTGGACAAAATGGCATCTTGTAGCTGCGTTTGCCAA TATTTGGCTCATCTACTTCATTCTCTCCATCATGGAAGTCGTTTTTCGCACGTTGGACCCTTTTGTTACTAGCACGTTTCAAAAGCATTCTCTCACTGCGGCAATGGGCATCATATCCAGCATCGTTGGCGGTCTTTCAAagctggccattgccaaaaTCTTGGACACTGTCGGCCGGCCGCAAGGTATGGCATTGGCTCTGACCTTTTGGGTTATGGGCAtggtcatgatggccgcgTGTAAGAATGTTGAGACGTACGCGGCAGCGCAAGTGTTTGCGCAAACTGG ATCACAGGGTGTGAGCTACTGTTTAACCATCTTCATCGCTGATACAACGAGCCTTCTAAACCGCCCCCTCATGCTGGCTTTTGCAACATCCCCTTATATTGTCACCACCTGGATCGGTGGACCGATGGCCACGAGCGTCATCAAAGGCCCTGGCTGGGAATGGGGGTTTGGCATGTGGGCAATCATCACACCGGTTGtggtgctgccgctggtGCTCGTATTTGCATGGAACCAGAacaaggccgagaagaagggccTGGCCCCAAAGAATTCCATTCGGGACATCAGCCTCGGTGCTGTCAAGAGGTTCGCCATTGACGTCGATCTCATTGGCCTGCTCCTTTTGGCTGCCGGCATGGCACTGTTCCTCCTCCCATTCGCATTGTACCAGTACCAAGACGATGGCTGGAGAAGCGCTCTTGTCATCTCCATGATTGTCGTGGGCGGCCTTCTCATCGGCGTCTTTGTGCTTTGGGAAAAGTTTGGCGCTCCAGTCACCTTTATCCCACTGCGTCTCCTTGCCGACCGCACCGTCTTTTTCGCCGGCCTCATGTTTCTCTTTGTGTTTGCCAACTCACTCATCTGGGGGAGTTTCTTTACCTCTATGCTGCTCGTTGTCTGGAACACGGGCGTGACCAAAGCGACGTACATTTCCAACATTTACAGGGTTGGATCGTGTTTCTCTGGCCTGGTCATCGGCTACCTGATCCATCTCACGGGGCGATTCAAATGGGTCGGCACCATGTTTGCCCTGCCCCTGatgctcctcggcgtcggtcTCATGATATACTTTCGACGAGCCAGCCAAAGTCTCGGTTTTGTCATCATGACCCAAATATTTGTGGCCTTTGCCGGCGGCCCACTCGTTATTGCCGGCgaaatggccatgatggcgccTTCAGACCATCAACATGTTGCCGTCATCATTGCGATCCTCGACTTGTTTTCTGGCGTTGGCAATGCTATTGGACGAGCAATCTCATCCGCAATCTGGGCGGGGACATTCAAGGACGCCCTGAGGAAGCGACTGCCTGCCGACGCGCCGATTGATAGCATCTATGGCAGTCTGCCTATTCAGATGAGCTATGAACCCGGATCAGAGGAGAGAATTGCCATTTCTGAGGCGTATTCCGAGTCGCAGCGGTATATGCTGATCACCAGCACATGCTTTGTGGTAGTCGCCTGGGCGTGTACGTGGGTTTGGAGGGATATCAAGTtgaaggacaagaagcagacaAGGGGATATGTGGTGTAG
- the arg-13_1 gene encoding Amino-acid transporter arg-13 — MDHAQIAAQPSSAMPTELALRGSSALIEAFEGIVYGSIAGIVGKYIEYPFDTVKVRLQSQPDHLPLRYTGPLDCFRQSLKADGFLGLYRGISAPLVGAAAETSSLFLFEKVGREVLLATGLASREKGLSVPALWVTGAFSGVCASFVLTPIELVKCKVQVPQHADGAVAPAMRPLAVVRNVFRHEGLRGFWHGQMGTLIREGGGSAAWFGAKETVTSLFYNMKTRAAKSLDEARRIRAEPLPLWQQAVAGASAGVSYNFLFFPADTIKSRMQTIAVGTLAQKRTFWDEGLAVWRQYGVRGLYRGCGITCLRSAPSSAFIFMVYDGLKRNFPLQ, encoded by the exons ATGGACCACGCGCAAATCGCTGCCCAACCCTCGTCGGCCATGCCCACGGAGCTGGCGCTTCGGGGCAGCTCGGCGCTCATAGAGGCATTTGAGGGTATTGTCTATGGATCG ATTGCTGGCATTGTCGGCAAATACATCGAGTACCCCTTCGACACGGTCAAAGTACGGCTGCAAAGCCAGCCCGaccatcttcctcttcgaTATACCGGCCCTCTCGACTGTTTTCGACAATCTTTAAAGGCGGATGGCTTCTTGGGACTCTACCGAGGCATTAGCGCTCCGCTAgttggagccgccgccgagacgagcagcctcttcctcttcgagAAGGTTGGGCGCGAGGTATTGCTCGCTACTGGCCTTGCTTCGCGAGAGAAGGGTCTCTCTGTTCCAGCTCTATGGGTGACCGGTGCCTTCTCCGGGGTTTGTGCTTCCTTTGTCTTGACCCCCATTGAACTCGTCAAGTGCAAAGTCCAGGTGCCTCAGCATGCGGACGGTGCTGTTGCTCCTGCTATGCGGCCGCTTGCTGTTGTGCGCAATGTCTTTCGTCATGAGGGGCTACGGGGTTTCTGGCATGGTCAGATGGGAACGCTCATCAGAGAAGGCGGAGGGAGTGCCGCCTGGTTCGGAGCCAAGGAGACGGTTACGTCGCTGTTTTACAACATGAAGACGCGCGCGGCCAAGTCTCTGGATGAGGCGAGGAGGATCAGGGCCGAGCCGTTGCCACTCTGGCAGCAAGCTGTCGCTGGTGCTTCAGCCGGTGTTTCCTACaacttcctcttcttccctgCCGACACAATCAAGTCTCGCATGCAGACCATCGCCGTAGGCACGCTGGCACAGAAGCGGACATTTTGGGATGAGGGCCTCGCAGTATGGCGTCAATACGGAGTTCGTGGTCTATATCGCGGCTGTGGTATTACTTGTCTGCGCTCAGCACCCAGCTCTGCGTTTATATTTATGGTTTATGATGGGCTGAAGAGGAACTTTCCCCTGCAGTAA